One Streptomyces sp. RPA4-2 genomic window carries:
- a CDS encoding TetR/AcrR family transcriptional regulator, with amino-acid sequence MARAGLTAERLTLAGAELADEVGFDKVTVAALARHFGVKDASLYSHLRNSHDLKVRIALLALGELADRVATALAGRAGKDALAAFANAYRDYAREHPGRYAAAQLRLDPETAAASAGVRHARMTRAILRGYDLTEPDQTHAVRLLGSTFHGYVTLEMSGGFSHSAPDSQESWSWVVDALDTLLRNWSAPAQNPSRPPA; translated from the coding sequence ATGGCAAGAGCCGGGCTGACCGCGGAACGGCTGACGCTGGCGGGTGCGGAGCTGGCCGACGAGGTCGGCTTCGACAAGGTGACCGTCGCGGCGCTCGCCCGGCACTTCGGCGTCAAGGACGCGAGCCTCTACTCGCACCTGAGGAACTCGCACGACCTGAAGGTCAGGATCGCCCTGCTGGCCTTGGGGGAATTGGCCGACCGGGTCGCCACCGCCCTGGCCGGGAGGGCCGGCAAGGACGCCCTCGCGGCCTTCGCGAACGCCTACCGGGACTACGCGCGCGAGCACCCCGGCCGCTACGCCGCGGCGCAGCTGAGGCTCGATCCGGAGACGGCCGCCGCCAGCGCCGGGGTCAGGCACGCGCGGATGACACGGGCGATCCTGCGCGGTTACGACCTGACGGAACCGGACCAGACCCACGCGGTCCGGCTGCTGGGCAGCACCTTCCACGGCTACGTCACGCTGGAGATGAGCGGAGGCTTCAGCCACAGCGCCCCCGACTCCCAGGAATCCTGGTCGTGGGTCGTGGACGCCCTCGACACCTTGCTGCGCAACTGGTCCGCACCCGCGCAGAACCCCTCTCGCCCACCGGCCTGA
- a CDS encoding FBP domain-containing protein, with product MEPLTEQEIRTAFVNCTKGEAKRLSVPRDLADRPWGDLDYLGWRDPQAPDRAYLVSPLDGGLRALALRCPSPGAQQMRRSMCAMCLTTHTGGVSLMVAPKAGKAGQQGNSVGAYICSDLACSLYMRGKKDAGVGGRLHESLTLEEKIQRTVSNIAAFVAKVTA from the coding sequence ATGGAACCGCTGACTGAGCAAGAGATCCGTACCGCGTTCGTGAACTGCACGAAGGGCGAGGCCAAGCGTCTGTCCGTCCCACGCGACCTGGCCGACCGGCCCTGGGGCGACCTGGACTATCTCGGCTGGCGGGACCCCCAGGCGCCCGACCGCGCCTACCTCGTCAGCCCGCTCGACGGCGGCCTCAGGGCCCTCGCACTGCGCTGTCCCAGCCCCGGCGCCCAGCAGATGCGCCGCAGCATGTGCGCGATGTGCCTCACCACCCACACCGGGGGGGTGTCCCTGATGGTCGCGCCGAAGGCGGGCAAGGCAGGGCAGCAGGGCAACTCGGTGGGCGCCTACATTTGCAGCGACCTCGCCTGCTCGCTGTACATGCGCGGCAAGAAGGACGCGGGTGTCGGCGGCCGCCTCCACGAGTCGCTCACCCTGGAGGAGAAGATCCAGCGGACGGTGTCCAACATCGCCGCGTTCGTGGCCAAGGTGACGGCGTGA
- a CDS encoding GDSL-type esterase/lipase family protein, whose product MSNGDTLITTPLTGDLLRGALELERTEHGVLPHRLPARARAQCADGQLAMAEAQPSGVRLVLRTRATVVELDTLPTKRAYVGAPARPDGVYDLLVDGRLADRASVAGGHVLTIDMATGSAKTAPGPVGTLRFDGLPAGVKDVEIWLPHNETTELVALRSDAPVEPVPDRGRAVWLHHGSSISHGSDAASPTTTWPALAAALGGVELINLGLSGSALLDPFTARVLRDTPADLISVKIGINLVNTDLMRLRAFTPAVHGFLDTIRDGHPTTPLLVVSPILCPIHEDTPGPSTPDLSALSAGHLRFRAAGDPAETATGKLTLRVIRAELDRVVRQRAAEDPNLHHIDGRVLYGEADAAELPLPDELHPDAATHRRMGERFAGLAFTPGGPLAVTGG is encoded by the coding sequence ATGAGCAACGGCGACACTCTGATCACCACGCCCCTCACCGGGGACCTCCTGCGTGGCGCACTCGAACTGGAACGGACCGAGCACGGTGTCCTGCCGCACCGGCTGCCCGCCCGCGCCCGCGCCCAGTGCGCCGACGGCCAGCTGGCCATGGCGGAGGCCCAGCCCTCCGGCGTGCGGCTGGTGCTGCGTACCCGGGCCACTGTCGTGGAACTGGACACGCTGCCCACCAAACGCGCCTACGTGGGTGCCCCGGCGCGTCCGGACGGGGTGTACGACCTGCTGGTCGACGGCCGCCTGGCAGACCGCGCGAGTGTGGCGGGCGGCCACGTCCTCACCATCGACATGGCCACCGGATCCGCGAAGACCGCACCGGGCCCGGTCGGCACCCTCCGCTTCGACGGTCTGCCCGCCGGCGTGAAGGACGTCGAGATCTGGCTGCCGCACAACGAGACCACGGAACTGGTCGCCCTGCGCTCCGACGCCCCCGTCGAGCCCGTGCCGGACCGCGGCCGCGCGGTGTGGCTGCACCACGGCAGTTCGATCAGCCACGGCTCCGACGCGGCGAGCCCCACCACCACCTGGCCCGCGCTGGCCGCGGCCCTCGGCGGCGTGGAGCTGATCAACCTCGGGCTGAGCGGCAGCGCCCTGCTCGACCCGTTCACCGCGCGCGTGCTGCGGGACACCCCCGCGGACCTGATCAGCGTCAAGATCGGCATCAACCTGGTCAACACGGACCTGATGCGGCTGCGCGCGTTCACCCCGGCCGTCCACGGCTTCCTCGACACCATCCGCGACGGTCACCCGACCACGCCGCTGCTGGTCGTGTCGCCCATCCTGTGTCCCATCCACGAGGACACCCCGGGCCCCAGTACCCCGGACCTCAGCGCGCTGAGCGCCGGACACCTGCGTTTCCGCGCGGCGGGCGACCCAGCGGAAACCGCCACCGGAAAGCTCACGCTGCGCGTCATCAGGGCCGAACTCGACCGCGTCGTCCGGCAGAGGGCGGCCGAGGACCCGAACCTGCACCACATCGACGGCCGCGTGCTCTACGGCGAGGCGGACGCCGCCGAACTGCCGCTCCCCGACGAACTCCACCCCGACGCCGCGACCCACCGCCGTATGGGCGAACGCTTCGCCGGGCTGGCCTTCACCCCTGGCGGCCCGCTCGCCGTCACGGGTGGCTGA
- a CDS encoding SDR family NAD(P)-dependent oxidoreductase: MSKVWFVTGSSRGLGRAIVEAALEAGDQVVATARKPAQLDDLVARHGDRILPLALDVARDDDVQRAVREGLDAFGRYDVVVNNAGYGDIASVEDVTLDAFRAQIDTNFYGVVQVTKAVLPVLREQGRGHIFQVSSVGGRVGSAGLSAYQSAKWAVGGFSTVLAQEVAPLGIEVTVLEPGGMRTDWAGSSMTIPPVSEPYQRTVGAFADMIRSSSTANSAESDPVKVAQVVRDLAGREDAPVRIVLGAQAYEIAQAASRTITESDEKWREVSESVSD, from the coding sequence ATGTCCAAGGTCTGGTTCGTCACCGGAAGCTCCCGCGGTCTGGGCCGCGCCATCGTCGAGGCGGCGCTGGAGGCCGGCGACCAGGTGGTGGCCACCGCCCGCAAGCCCGCCCAGCTCGACGACCTCGTGGCCCGCCACGGAGATCGGATCCTTCCCCTGGCCCTCGACGTCGCCCGGGACGACGACGTCCAGCGGGCCGTTCGGGAGGGCCTCGACGCCTTCGGCCGCTACGACGTCGTCGTCAACAACGCCGGCTACGGCGACATCGCCTCCGTCGAGGACGTCACCCTGGACGCCTTCCGCGCCCAGATCGACACCAACTTCTACGGTGTCGTACAGGTCACCAAGGCCGTGCTGCCCGTCCTTCGCGAGCAGGGCCGCGGGCACATCTTCCAGGTCTCCTCCGTCGGCGGCCGGGTCGGCTCGGCGGGGCTGAGCGCCTACCAGAGCGCGAAGTGGGCGGTCGGCGGCTTCTCGACCGTCCTCGCCCAGGAAGTGGCCCCGCTCGGCATCGAGGTCACCGTGCTGGAGCCGGGCGGCATGCGCACCGACTGGGCCGGATCGTCCATGACCATTCCGCCGGTCAGCGAGCCCTACCAGCGGACGGTGGGCGCCTTCGCCGACATGATCAGGAGCAGCTCGACGGCCAACTCGGCGGAGTCCGACCCCGTCAAGGTCGCCCAGGTGGTACGCGACCTCGCCGGACGCGAGGACGCCCCCGTCCGGATCGTGCTGGGTGCCCAGGCCTACGAGATCGCCCAGGCCGCCTCCCGGACGATCACCGAGTCCGACGAGAAGTGGCGCGAGGTGTCCGAGTCCGTCTCCGACTGA
- a CDS encoding NAD(P)H-binding protein: MRVALFGASGMVGQGVLRACLQDGEVEEVVVVVRTPLKAEHPKVREVLHTDFTDFGPVQGELEGLDACFFCLGVSAAGRDEREYTRITYDFTLAAARAVSVNNPELTFTYVSGEGTDSTETGRSMWARVKGRTENALLAMPFHAYLFRPGYIQPRNGAVSRTSGYRLMYRLTSWLYPVLRRLAPKYVTTTEHLGRAMIAVVALKGGGPSVLHSPEINRLGAE, from the coding sequence ATGCGCGTGGCCCTGTTCGGAGCGTCCGGAATGGTGGGGCAGGGCGTGCTGCGCGCCTGCCTCCAGGACGGGGAGGTCGAGGAGGTGGTGGTCGTCGTGCGCACGCCACTGAAGGCGGAGCACCCGAAGGTACGGGAGGTCCTGCACACGGACTTCACCGACTTCGGCCCGGTCCAGGGCGAGTTGGAGGGCCTGGACGCCTGCTTCTTCTGCCTGGGCGTCTCCGCGGCCGGCCGGGACGAGAGGGAGTACACCCGGATCACGTACGACTTCACGCTGGCCGCCGCCCGCGCCGTGAGCGTGAACAATCCGGAGCTGACCTTCACTTACGTGTCGGGGGAGGGGACCGACAGTACGGAGACGGGCCGTTCGATGTGGGCACGGGTCAAGGGCCGTACGGAGAACGCGCTGTTGGCCATGCCGTTCCACGCCTACCTGTTCCGTCCCGGCTACATCCAGCCGCGCAACGGAGCCGTCTCCAGGACGTCGGGCTACCGTCTGATGTACCGGCTCACGTCGTGGCTGTACCCCGTTCTCCGCAGGCTGGCCCCCAAGTACGTGACGACGACCGAGCACCTGGGCCGTGCGATGATCGCCGTCGTCGCGCTCAAGGGCGGCGGCCCGTCGGTGCTGCACAGCCCGGAGATCAACCGGCTCGGAGCCGAGTGA
- a CDS encoding TetR/AcrR family transcriptional regulator → MTTFQRARSEEQREIRRQAILDTAAAMLDEMSVGEVSLNELSRRVGLAKSNVLRYFESREAILLELLDTAWKRLMDELPALLAAGIDAEHSVRQRGEEFAAVFTRSLAERRVLCDLLSAQAGVLEHNVSAAVAARYKRAAIGNVDALAGLARQYLPELGDGARLFSAQAFMMAGAVWTHARPSPGMLAAYDADPSLAALRMDFAGTLREMVATLIVGTLTRTAS, encoded by the coding sequence ATGACGACTTTCCAGCGTGCGCGCAGCGAGGAGCAGCGTGAGATCCGGCGACAGGCGATCCTCGACACCGCCGCCGCGATGCTCGACGAGATGTCGGTCGGCGAGGTCAGCCTCAATGAGCTCAGCCGACGGGTCGGGCTGGCCAAGTCGAACGTGCTGCGGTACTTCGAGTCCCGTGAGGCGATCCTGCTGGAACTGCTGGACACCGCATGGAAACGGTTGATGGACGAACTGCCCGCTCTGCTCGCCGCGGGCATCGATGCGGAGCATTCGGTACGGCAGCGGGGTGAGGAGTTCGCCGCGGTGTTCACCCGCTCCCTCGCGGAGCGCCGGGTGCTGTGCGATCTGCTCAGCGCACAGGCCGGCGTGCTGGAACACAACGTGTCCGCGGCGGTGGCCGCCCGGTACAAGAGGGCGGCCATCGGCAACGTCGACGCGTTGGCCGGCCTCGCACGTCAGTACCTGCCCGAACTGGGCGACGGAGCGAGGCTGTTCAGTGCGCAGGCCTTCATGATGGCCGGCGCCGTCTGGACCCACGCCCGGCCGTCCCCGGGCATGCTCGCCGCCTACGACGCGGACCCGTCACTCGCGGCCCTGCGTATGGACTTCGCCGGCACCCTGCGGGAGATGGTGGCCACCCTCATCGTCGGCACCCTCACCCGTACGGCGTCCTGA
- a CDS encoding SDR family NAD(P)-dependent oxidoreductase, with product MSGRLAGRKALVTGGARGIGAAVARRLADDGADVAINYRSSGDAAEALAAEFTADGRHMVAIKADVGDPDQIRRLADEAAEALGGLDILVSNAGVEYFGRLADVTPADFDRVFAINTRAQFFAVQNAARYMGEGGRIVLTSSQSAHKAVFHHALYASSKAAVECMALNLSPELGRRGITINAIAPGGTVTDMSADAASRYVHPDVDTDFNTLIRTSSSLGRMAQPSEIAAVVSFLVSDDASFITGRTIQADGGWF from the coding sequence ATGAGCGGAAGACTGGCAGGCAGGAAGGCCCTGGTCACCGGTGGCGCGCGAGGGATCGGCGCGGCGGTGGCCCGCAGGCTCGCCGATGACGGGGCTGACGTGGCGATCAACTACCGGAGCAGCGGCGACGCGGCGGAGGCGCTCGCCGCCGAATTCACCGCCGACGGGCGCCACATGGTCGCGATCAAGGCGGACGTCGGCGATCCGGACCAGATCCGGCGGCTGGCCGACGAGGCCGCCGAAGCTCTTGGCGGCCTGGACATCCTGGTCAGCAACGCGGGAGTCGAGTACTTCGGCAGGCTGGCCGATGTCACTCCCGCCGACTTCGACCGTGTCTTCGCCATCAACACCCGAGCCCAGTTCTTCGCCGTACAGAACGCCGCACGGTACATGGGTGAGGGTGGACGAATCGTCCTGACGTCATCGCAGAGTGCCCACAAGGCGGTTTTCCACCACGCCCTCTACGCGTCGAGCAAAGCCGCCGTCGAATGCATGGCCCTCAACCTCAGCCCCGAACTCGGCCGCCGCGGCATCACCATCAACGCCATCGCGCCCGGGGGAACCGTCACCGACATGTCCGCCGACGCAGCTTCCCGGTACGTCCATCCCGACGTCGACACTGATTTCAACACCCTTATCCGCACGTCCAGTTCACTCGGCCGGATGGCTCAGCCCTCCGAAATCGCCGCGGTCGTCTCGTTCCTGGTGTCGGACGACGCCTCGTTCATCACAGGCCGGACCATCCAGGCAGACGGCGGCTGGTTCTGA
- a CDS encoding calcium-binding protein, with protein sequence MPSYPISLRALRASALALVIGAGLTGPVALATTAGAAVSSATATATATATAAVNEYDWQLTYTAAAHQVNKVTIAESYTSGHEAITYVIDDVVPIRAGHGCSYPVGADHTRVSCTVVALESQDPYAALEMSLGDGNDTVTSRNATGQVYYLNRIDLGSGNDRLTDNTGLDGNEVVGGTGNDTITVGKLASVLAGDGNDTVNAGGGDNIVNGGKGNDVLHGAAAGQILNGDDGNDTIYGGTGDDSLYGGTGNDVLYGNSGADKLYGNSGNDKLYGGPGRDTLSGGPGRNIVHQD encoded by the coding sequence ATGCCCTCTTACCCCATAAGCCTTAGGGCTTTACGCGCCTCGGCCCTCGCGCTGGTTATCGGCGCGGGCCTGACCGGTCCCGTCGCGCTGGCCACCACGGCCGGAGCCGCGGTGTCGTCGGCCACGGCCACGGCCACGGCCACGGCCACGGCCGCTGTCAACGAGTACGACTGGCAGCTCACCTACACGGCCGCGGCCCACCAGGTGAACAAGGTGACCATCGCCGAGTCGTACACCAGCGGGCACGAGGCCATCACCTATGTGATCGACGACGTCGTCCCGATCCGCGCGGGGCACGGCTGCTCCTACCCGGTCGGCGCGGACCACACCAGGGTCTCCTGCACGGTCGTCGCGCTGGAGAGTCAGGACCCGTACGCCGCCCTGGAGATGAGCCTCGGTGACGGCAATGACACCGTCACCTCCCGCAATGCCACTGGTCAGGTCTACTACCTCAACAGGATCGACCTCGGCTCCGGCAACGACAGACTGACCGACAACACCGGTCTCGACGGCAACGAGGTCGTCGGAGGGACCGGCAACGACACCATCACGGTCGGCAAGCTGGCGTCCGTCCTCGCCGGTGACGGCAACGACACGGTCAACGCCGGCGGTGGGGACAACATCGTGAACGGTGGCAAGGGCAACGACGTGCTCCACGGGGCCGCCGCCGGCCAGATCCTCAACGGCGACGACGGCAACGACACGATCTACGGCGGGACCGGCGACGACTCGCTGTACGGCGGGACGGGCAACGACGTCCTGTACGGAAACAGCGGCGCCGACAAACTGTACGGGAACAGTGGCAACGACAAACTGTACGGCGGACCCGGCCGGGACACGCTTTCCGGCGGCCCGGGAAGGAATATCGTCCATCAGGACTGA